The Alistipes megaguti sequence ATGGCAAGCGGACCTTCACGTGGAATGCTGCCGATCAGGTGGTCGTGGGGGATACGGAACCCGATCTGCGCGGCTATTTCGGCATCAACCTCAGCTACAGGCAGTGGTCGCTGAATACCAGCTTCGAATATTCGTTCGGCGGTGAGATGTACAACCAGACGCTCGTCGACCGTATCGAAAATACCTCGATCAACTCGTCGAGCAACAGTATCGCCTACAACATGGACCGTCGGGCGCTCTACGACCGTTGGACGCAACCGGGCGACGTGGCCAAATACCGCAGCGCAAACGTCTCGGGAAAGACCTATGCCAGCTCGCGCTTCGTGCAGAAGAACAACTACTGGCGTTTGAACTCGATCCGACTGATGTACAACCTCAACCGGCCCGACAAACGCTTCCTGGGTATGTCGATGCTCCGGATCGCCCTCTCGGCCAACGATCTCTTCTACGTATCCACCATCCGGCAGGAGCGGGGCCTTTCGTATCCCTATGCCCGTACCTTCACGCTCACTCTCCAGGCTAACTTCTAATTCGGAACGCTTATGAAAACAAAATACCTATCTGTGATTCTCCTGTTGGCCGCCGGCACCGTCTCGTGCACCAAGTGGCTCGATGTCTATCCCCGGTCGGAGATCACCTCCAACAAGGTCTTCGACACCGAGGACGGTTTCTACTCGGCATTGGCCGGTCTTTACATCAAGATGGCCGACGACAACCTCTACGGTTTCGACCTTACGTGCGGCTATCTCGACATGATGGGAGGAGCCGTCTTTACCGGAGCCGGAAACATGCTGACCTATCAGGCCAATAACTTCTACGCCGATCCCATGTATGGTCCCATGGTTGCTCCGCTGCAGTTCCCGGCCTTCAACTATACCCGCGGCCAGATCCGGACCGAAAACACGGATGCGACCCTCGAACAGATCTGGACCAAGATGTACAATACGATCACCAATGCCAATCTGTTGCTTGAGGAGCTCGACAAGGCCGAGGACGGCATGTTCGAGACGGGTGTCAAGGAGTTGCTCCGCGGCGAGGCCTTGGCTGTCCGAGCCTATCTGCATCTGGACCTGGTGCGTCTGTTCCAGCCTCCCTATCTCTCTGAGAACGGCCGTACGGCCCGGCGGATCCCCTATATGGATACGCTCGATGCGCTGACCTTCACCCCGTCATCGACTACCGATGAAATCCTCGACAAGGTGGATGCCGATCTGGCGGAGGCGGCCCGGATCATGAAGGAGAACGATCCGATCAGTTCGGGCAAGAGCTACTACACGACCATGTTTACGACCGACCGGCGCTACAAGCTCAATTACTACGCCGTCAAGCTGCTGCAGGCCCGATCGTTCCTCTATCGGGGGTTGAACAAGCAGGCTTATGATGCGGCCATGGAGGTCATCGAACAGGCGCAGGGGGTCGGAATCCACTTCATTACCGATGCCGAGCGCGCCAAGGTCGACAGCAACGGAACCCCGGTGGATCGCAGTTGCCCGATGGAGAATCTCTTTGCCGTGCTTACGGATGAACTGGACGAGAATATGCGCGATGCCGTCAGTCCGTCCGGGACGAGATTGGGGTATTTTGGACGCATTGCCTCGAATAACTGGTTGAGTGCCACTCCGAACATGACTCCCGAGGCCTTCTTCTCGGCCGCAGGCGATATCCGGATCAGTCTCTGGAAGCGCACCGTCTACCCCTCGGGCATGGTCGGCAAGTACATCCGCGAGTCAAGCAAGGCCGAGGATGTGGCGCTCTATCCGAAACAGGCCGTGACCCTGCTCAAACTTGGCGAAGCCTACCTCATAGCAGCCGAGGCGGCCATCGATGCCGTCAGTCCGGCTGAGGGGCTGCGACTGCTTCAGCAGTTGCAGACGGCGCGCCAGGGTGGCATCTACAATTCGTCCGACCCCGAAGGCCTTCGTCAGGAGATTCTGTTGGAGTATCGGCGTGAAACGCTTGGCGACGGGCAGCTCTTCTATGCCTACAAGCGCCGTAACGAACCCCGGCTTACGACCCTCTACCAGACGCCCGACTACACCTACTACTTCACCATGGACGCCAACAAGTATACGCCCGACATCCCCGATAAGGAGTTCAACGCGGGTCGAACCTATTAAACGACGATTGTCATGAAAAAAAGATATGTTTTCCCGGTTGTGGCCGTACTCGTCCTGCTGGCGGCCTGCAACAAGGTGGAGGTGCCGGTCTACGACTCGGAACACCCATCGCTGAACTTTGTCAAGAATTTCTTCATCCCCGGGTCGTTGAGTGATCCCGAACTGGATACCGTGCGCGTACATGCGGTCTTCTATCCCGGGCTGAGCGAAGGCGAGTGCAAGCTCCCGGTCTATCTCTCCGGAGCCGTGGCGGATTACGATCGTACCTACCGGGTGCGTCTGGTCGATGAGAAGTGTTACGGCAATCTCGTCGAGGGGGTGCATTACACGCTGCCCGCCGAGCAGACCCTGCACGCCGGACAGTATGCCGATTCGGTGGTGGTGAAACTCCATCTCGACCGCCTGCGGGCGGATCGTGCCGCAGGGGTGTTGGTGGTCGAACTGGTTCCTGACGGAAACTTTGTTGCCGGATTGGATGACTACCGGAATATCGGTGTCGAGATCTCGGGCGGTGACTTCCTGCGTGAACCCTATTTCTGGGGCTTGAACAAGCTTACCGATTATGGCGGGACCTATCTCTCCGTGAAGGCCGAAAAGTTCGCTGAACTCAACGGCATCACCTCGGCCCAATGGCGCTGCGATAGCAACGCTCAACTCTATGCCTACGGCAAACGAACCTACGAATGGTTCCGCGACAATCCGACCTGCGACGCCGACGGAGGCCGGGTTGAATTCAAGGGCAGTATCAATTACGAATAAAAGCCACGATGATGAAAATGTATAAATATTTGACCGCTTTGCTTCTGACGGCTTTCGCTGCGGGCGGTTGCTATGAGGACAAGGGCAGCTACTTCACCGGAATGTGGAGTCAGATCGAAGCGATCGAGGGCGTGTCGCTGCCCGGAACCGAGAATCTCTATACGCTTGATCTGATTGAGGAGCAGCCGTTGACGATCGACCCCGTGGTACGGTTCAAACCCGGAGTCGATGCCTCGGACTTCTCGTTCCATTGGGTCATGGGCGGTGATACCATCGCCTCGGGGCTCAAACTCGACTGGGTGGTCGAGCGCACCAACAAGATGTTCTTCAATTCGAATCAGGAGACCGACTTCTGGCTGGCCATCGACAATGTGTCGAGCGGCGAAAGCTGGTGCTACTATCTGCAGAATTCCACGGGAACCATCCTGAAGGTGAAGATCGTGCAGGCCATCACGCCGAAAATCGGCGTCTTCGTCTACGAACAGCCCGACGGAACGGTCGAGTGGGGATCGGTCAAGGGGTCCAATCCCGCGACGCCCGAGGCCTTCACGTCACTCTACACCGGAATCTTCGAGCGTTACAATGCTCCGAAAACCATCGAGGGTAGCGTCTGCGGTGTGACCTATACATCGTCCGACCTGATTATCTATACGGATCGTTCACCCGCCTGCGGAGCCGTCATCCAAACCTCCGAAACGGGCAGCTATCCGCTCGGATATCTTCAGGGCACGGTCGGTGATCTGATTTTCGACGGCGAGCCCGAGGCGGTCATCAACGGACAGTCCTTCTATCCGGGATTCATGCAGGAACTGCTCGTCGGTACGTCGCTCTTCATCTACTCGGCGCAGTCCTCCTACCAGATGATCCTTCACGGAGCCGAACCGACCGAATCCGGTGTGGCACAGATCATGGGTGCGACGCCTTACATGAATCTGATGCACTTCTCCGTGCTGCGTCGCACTTCTGGCGAGATCTGCTACTACCGCTACAACGAAAACCAGGGCTATCTCTGCCAGCCGTTGCCCGAGGAGGACGGCTCGACGCTCTCGGCCGACCGGATTGTGGGCGTCTGCCGACAACCCAGCAGCAGCGAAAAGGCTCTGAAACTCTTCGTTGCGGTGATGAAGGGGACCTCCTGCCAGCTCTACACCTACACCTATGAGCAGAGCAGCGGCGTGAAGGATATGATCACCTTCGTCTCCAAGCGGGACATATCGGCCTGGGCCGGAGGCATGACCGGCGACTGCCGTATGTTCACCAACAGCGTCGAGATGCCGCTCAACTACCTGTACATTGCCAAAGGTGCGGATCTGTGGCGGACGAGCTACGAGTCGCAGGCCGATCCGCAGATCATCCGTTCGTTCGCCGAACCGATCACTGTCGTCGAAGTGGTCAGCAGCAGTCCTCAGCAGCCCAGCGGCGCAACGGAACTCTACACGGCGCTCTTCACCTACGACCAGACGGCCGGAACGTCGAAGATGTACGTGCTGGATGCTACCTCCGACAATGCCGAGATCCTCTCCGAGGTCGAAACCGAAATCCCCGGTAAGGTCGTCGCCTATCGGGCCAATTGAGTAATCCGGATGCGGATCGTCCCGCTTCATGAAGGGCCGGTCCGCATCTTTGAACGTTTCCAGGTGTGATTATGCGTAAAACCCTTTTGATCCTAGCGACGGCCATGGCGGCCGTCGGCATTTGCCGGGCTCAGGATGCCTTCCCGCTTGAGACCGGCGACCTGCTGTTTCAGGTCAACGGCCAGAGTGCCTATACGGAGGCGATCCGGAACGTGACGACCGGTATCGACCGGTTGGAATTTACCCATGTGGGTGCGGTCTGTATCGAGGACGGGAAGATTTATGTGCTCGAAGCCATCCCCTATGGGGTGGTCAAAAGCCCGATCGAGACCTTCTTCCGTCAGTCGCTGATGTCCGACGGAAAGCCTGTTGTCGTGGTCGGTCGTCTCAAACCCCGTCTGCGGAGATGCATCCCGCAGGCTATGGATCGCATCAAGGCCCTGTTGGGTAAGCGTTACGACTTCGTCTTCGATCCCGATGACGACGATTATTATTGCAGCGAGCTGATTCAGGCCTGTTATCTGAAGCCCAATGGAAAACCGATCTTCCGGTCGGCTCCAATGACCTTCCGGGATAAAAACTCGGGAGAGGTCAGTCCGCTCTGGATCGAGCATTTCAAACGCTTCGACTGCAAAATTCCCGAGGGTGTGCCCGGTACGAATCCCGGCGACATGTCCCGTTCGCGGAAGATCCGCATCGTACACCGTTATTTCTGATCTCAATTCAACCTTGAGAAAACCCGCAAACCGATATCCAACATCAGAT is a genomic window containing:
- a CDS encoding DUF4843 domain-containing protein — protein: MKKRYVFPVVAVLVLLAACNKVEVPVYDSEHPSLNFVKNFFIPGSLSDPELDTVRVHAVFYPGLSEGECKLPVYLSGAVADYDRTYRVRLVDEKCYGNLVEGVHYTLPAEQTLHAGQYADSVVVKLHLDRLRADRAAGVLVVELVPDGNFVAGLDDYRNIGVEISGGDFLREPYFWGLNKLTDYGGTYLSVKAEKFAELNGITSAQWRCDSNAQLYAYGKRTYEWFRDNPTCDADGGRVEFKGSINYE
- a CDS encoding YiiX/YebB-like N1pC/P60 family cysteine hydrolase, whose amino-acid sequence is MILATAMAAVGICRAQDAFPLETGDLLFQVNGQSAYTEAIRNVTTGIDRLEFTHVGAVCIEDGKIYVLEAIPYGVVKSPIETFFRQSLMSDGKPVVVVGRLKPRLRRCIPQAMDRIKALLGKRYDFVFDPDDDDYYCSELIQACYLKPNGKPIFRSAPMTFRDKNSGEVSPLWIEHFKRFDCKIPEGVPGTNPGDMSRSRKIRIVHRYF
- a CDS encoding RagB/SusD family nutrient uptake outer membrane protein, with protein sequence MILLLAAGTVSCTKWLDVYPRSEITSNKVFDTEDGFYSALAGLYIKMADDNLYGFDLTCGYLDMMGGAVFTGAGNMLTYQANNFYADPMYGPMVAPLQFPAFNYTRGQIRTENTDATLEQIWTKMYNTITNANLLLEELDKAEDGMFETGVKELLRGEALAVRAYLHLDLVRLFQPPYLSENGRTARRIPYMDTLDALTFTPSSTTDEILDKVDADLAEAARIMKENDPISSGKSYYTTMFTTDRRYKLNYYAVKLLQARSFLYRGLNKQAYDAAMEVIEQAQGVGIHFITDAERAKVDSNGTPVDRSCPMENLFAVLTDELDENMRDAVSPSGTRLGYFGRIASNNWLSATPNMTPEAFFSAAGDIRISLWKRTVYPSGMVGKYIRESSKAEDVALYPKQAVTLLKLGEAYLIAAEAAIDAVSPAEGLRLLQQLQTARQGGIYNSSDPEGLRQEILLEYRRETLGDGQLFYAYKRRNEPRLTTLYQTPDYTYYFTMDANKYTPDIPDKEFNAGRTY